A window of the Hordeum vulgare subsp. vulgare chromosome 5H, MorexV3_pseudomolecules_assembly, whole genome shotgun sequence genome harbors these coding sequences:
- the LOC123399686 gene encoding serine/threonine-protein phosphatase PP1-like — MNGAVLDDVIRRLLEVRRRRPGKQQVQQVQLGEGEIRQLCAGAKDVFMRQPNLLQLDAPIKIAGDIHGQYGDLIRLLELGGFPPQHKYLFMGDYVDRGKQSIETICLLLAYKVRYPEHFFLLRGNHECASVNRVYGFYDECKRRYSVRLWRHFSDCFNCMPVAALVDSRILCMHGGLSPDLRHLRDIAGLPRPVDVPDAGLLCDLLWSDPGAAAGWGPNDRGVSYTFGADVVAAFMERHDLDLVCRAHQVVEDGYEFFAGRRMVTVFSAPNYCGEFDNAGALMCVDDDLTCSFQILKPADNNRQQRRFGFGMGSASATTASSSSSRGIRSPWW; from the exons ATGAACGGTGCGGTGCTGGACGACGTGATCCGGCGGCTGCtggaggtgcggcggcggcggccggggaaGCAGCAGGTGCAGCAGGTGCAGCTGGGCGAGGGGGAGATCCGTCAGCTCTGTGCCGGCGCCAAGGACGTGTTCATGCGGCAGCCCAACCTGCTCCAGCTCGACGCCCCCATCAAGATCGCCG GTGACATCCATGGGCAGTACGGCGACCTGATCCGTCTGTTAGAGCTGGGCGGCTTCCCGCCGCAGCACAAGTACCTGTTCATGGGCGACTACGTGGACCGCGGCAAGCAGAGCATCGAGACCATCTGCCTGCTGCTGGCATACAAGGTCCGTTACCCggagcacttcttcctcctccggggCAACCACGAGTGCGCCTCCGTCAACCGCGTCTACGGCTTCTACGACGAGTGCAAGCGCCGCTACTCCGTCCGCCTCTGGCGCCACTTCTCCGACTGCTTCAACTGCATGCCCGTCGCCGCCCTCGTCGACTCCCGCATCCTCTGCATGCACGGCGGCCTCTCCCCGGACCTCCGCCACCTCCGCGACATCGCCGGCCTACCCAGGCCCGTAGACGTCCCGGACGCCGGCCTCCTCTGCGACCTCCTCTGGTCCGACCCCGGCgccgccgcggggtgggggcccaACGACAGGGGCGTGTCCTACACGTTCGGGGCGGACGTGGTGGCGGCCTTCATGGAGAGGCACGACCTGGACCTCGTGTGccgggcgcaccaggtggtggagGACGGATATGAGTTCTTCGCCGGCCGACGGATGGTCACCGTCTTCTCGGCCCCCAACTACTGCGGCGAGTTCGACAATGCCGGCGCCCTCATGTGCGTCGACGACGACCTCACCTGCTCCTTCCAGATACTCAAGCCCGCCGACAACAACAGGCAGCAACGGCGATTCGGCTTCGGCATGGGATCGGCATCGGCAACTACtgctagcagcagcagcagcagggggATCCGATCACCCTGGTGGTAA